The following are encoded together in the Bombus pyrosoma isolate SC7728 linkage group LG17, ASM1482585v1, whole genome shotgun sequence genome:
- the LOC122577153 gene encoding calcium and integrin-binding family member 3-like isoform X1 translates to MGNYLSTNYILPEETLVTYVELTYLKKNEIQYIVKMLDYLNPGKLCENIQHRFTIDEVETILPQIQCSPFRDSIYRVFSSQKDNHLSLEDILDLCSAFSKHCPSTIRAAWAFYIFDLDGDNQISVDDLIETVHRLTRSDQHEHETIDSATAEHVARMILQEMVFTQQGSISFEEFIRFASRIAEFSSTFSFHFNV, encoded by the exons ATGGGGAATTATCTGTCAACCAACTATATTCTTCCTGAAGAAACACTTGTCACTTATGTGGAATTAACATacttaaaaaagaatgaaatacaGTA tATTGTTAAAATGCTTGACTATTTAAATCCAGGAAAACtttgtgaaaatattcagCATCGTTTCACTATTGACGAAGTCGAAACCATATTGCCACAAATTCAA tgcAGCCCATTTCGTGATTCGATATATCGAGTATTTTCTTCACAAAAAGACAATCATTTAAGTTTGGAAGACATATTGGATTTATGTTCTGCATTCTCTAAACATTGTCCTTCGACAATTCGTGCTGCTTGggcattttacatttttg ACCTCGACGGCGACAATCAAATCTCAGTGGACGATTTGATCGAAACTGTGCACAGATTGACACGGAGCGACCAGCACGAACATGAAACCATTGATTCGGCGACAGCGGAACACGTCGCGCGAATG ATACTTCAAGAGATGGTGTTCACTCAACAGGGAAGCATTTCCTTCGAAGAATTTATACGTTTCGCTTCGAGAATTGCAGAATTCTCGTCAACattctcgtttcattttaatgtttaa
- the LOC122577153 gene encoding calcium and integrin-binding protein 1-like isoform X2, whose translation MGNYLSTNYILPEETLVTYVELTYLKKNEIQYIVKMLDYLNPGKLCENIQHRFTIDEVETILPQIQCSPFRDSIYRVFSSQKDNHLSLEDILDLCSAFSKHCPSTIRAAWAFYIFDLDGDNQISVDDLIETVHRLTRSDQHEHETIDSATAEHVARMVSCRQ comes from the exons ATGGGGAATTATCTGTCAACCAACTATATTCTTCCTGAAGAAACACTTGTCACTTATGTGGAATTAACATacttaaaaaagaatgaaatacaGTA tATTGTTAAAATGCTTGACTATTTAAATCCAGGAAAACtttgtgaaaatattcagCATCGTTTCACTATTGACGAAGTCGAAACCATATTGCCACAAATTCAA tgcAGCCCATTTCGTGATTCGATATATCGAGTATTTTCTTCACAAAAAGACAATCATTTAAGTTTGGAAGACATATTGGATTTATGTTCTGCATTCTCTAAACATTGTCCTTCGACAATTCGTGCTGCTTGggcattttacatttttg ACCTCGACGGCGACAATCAAATCTCAGTGGACGATTTGATCGAAACTGTGCACAGATTGACACGGAGCGACCAGCACGAACATGAAACCATTGATTCGGCGACAGCGGAACACGTCGCGCGAATG GTCAGCTGTCGCCAGTAG